A section of the Pseudomonas fluorescens genome encodes:
- a CDS encoding lipopolysaccharide kinase InaA family protein, whose translation MNDFLATEDRALLERNGLADFDALWARQLDAVDEPNTSRGGWSSVFRLELEGRGFYLKRQSNYLTRTLHRPFGEPTFAREFRNISRYRQKAIPALQAAFYGERKVAGEYRALLLTRALDGWNDLDSLLEQWPALGEAQHHAILVACGQLARTLHGVGQVHGCFYPKHIFLQATGDGYAAQLIDLEKTRPLLLGRRDRVKDLEPLLRRAGAWTAEQVREFLAAYLDQPVDSSLVDTWAQYLAGRRSHKEAR comes from the coding sequence ATGAATGACTTCCTGGCAACTGAAGACCGGGCCTTGCTGGAACGCAATGGCCTGGCTGACTTCGACGCCCTGTGGGCCAGGCAACTGGACGCCGTGGATGAGCCCAACACCAGCCGCGGCGGCTGGAGCAGCGTGTTCCGCCTGGAGCTGGAGGGCCGTGGTTTTTACCTCAAGCGCCAGAGCAACTACCTGACGCGCACCCTGCACCGGCCGTTTGGCGAGCCGACCTTTGCCCGCGAGTTTCGCAATATCAGCCGCTATCGGCAGAAAGCGATCCCGGCCTTGCAGGCCGCTTTCTACGGCGAACGCAAAGTTGCCGGCGAATATCGTGCCTTGCTGCTGACCCGCGCGCTGGATGGCTGGAACGATCTGGATTCGCTGCTTGAACAATGGCCTGCCCTGGGTGAGGCCCAGCACCATGCGATCCTCGTGGCCTGCGGCCAATTGGCGCGCACACTCCATGGCGTCGGCCAGGTGCATGGTTGTTTTTACCCCAAGCATATCTTCCTGCAGGCCACCGGCGACGGTTACGCCGCGCAGTTGATCGACCTGGAAAAAACCCGGCCGCTGTTGCTGGGCCGGCGTGACCGGGTCAAGGACCTGGAGCCACTGCTGCGCCGTGCCGGGGCATGGACAGCAGAGCAGGTGCGAGAATTTTTGGCGGCCTACCTCGACCAGCCAGTGGACAGTTCACTGGTGGATACCTGGGCGCAGTATCTGGCTGGGCGCCGCAGTCACAAGGAGGCCCGCTGA
- a CDS encoding lipopolysaccharide kinase InaA family protein yields MRLSELKNAGRTPMLPLSIELADAAGPGQLQLLSLLRVLPGQRYVGAAIWRGRPVLAKLLVGRSAARQFQRELQGVRLLAEQGLVTPLLLADGLQDGEGGWLLFEFLEGAQSLGDAWSAVEALPPLADEQQAVLAQALGAIAQMHAKGLWQEDLHLDNLMRQGDKLYLIDGGGVCVEQAGKPLSRNRVLENLGVFFAQLPSDLEPFTEELLVYYLLSNGEHALPLEALQKQVHKVRAWRLKDFLGKVGRECTLFSVVRGAFGLRVIRREEEATLLPVLANVDGLVGQGQMYKAGASATVARVDVAERPLVIKRYNIKGFVHWLKRFWRPSRAWHAWYEGNRLTFLGIATPKPLALLERRFFWLRSRAYLVTEHLAGPDLIEHLAPYVESGEVPEPELLALERLFGELIRERISHGDFKGRNLFWQGGRWVLIDLDSMCQHRSLSSFAPAFAKDRARFMRNWPVDSALYRVIDQRLPKRVDTGA; encoded by the coding sequence ATGCGGCTGTCTGAACTCAAAAACGCCGGGCGCACGCCTATGCTGCCTTTGAGTATTGAGTTGGCCGATGCGGCAGGCCCGGGGCAGTTGCAACTGTTGAGTTTGCTGCGGGTACTGCCGGGCCAGCGTTATGTCGGTGCGGCGATCTGGCGTGGCCGGCCGGTGTTGGCCAAATTGCTGGTGGGCCGCAGTGCCGCCCGGCAGTTCCAGCGTGAACTCCAGGGCGTGCGCCTGTTGGCCGAACAAGGCCTGGTCACTCCGCTGTTGCTCGCCGATGGCCTGCAGGACGGCGAGGGCGGCTGGTTGCTGTTTGAGTTTCTCGAAGGGGCCCAGAGCCTGGGCGATGCCTGGTCCGCCGTCGAGGCATTGCCACCCCTGGCCGATGAGCAACAGGCGGTATTGGCGCAAGCGCTGGGTGCGATTGCACAGATGCACGCCAAGGGCCTGTGGCAGGAAGACCTGCATCTGGACAACCTGATGCGTCAGGGCGACAAGCTGTATCTGATCGATGGAGGGGGCGTTTGCGTCGAACAGGCGGGCAAACCCCTGTCACGCAACCGGGTATTGGAAAACCTCGGGGTGTTTTTTGCCCAGTTGCCGAGCGACCTTGAACCGTTCACCGAAGAATTGCTGGTGTACTACCTGTTAAGCAACGGTGAGCACGCGTTGCCCCTCGAAGCCCTGCAAAAGCAGGTGCACAAAGTGCGGGCCTGGCGCCTGAAAGACTTCCTGGGCAAGGTCGGCCGCGAGTGCACCTTGTTCAGCGTGGTGCGCGGGGCCTTTGGGCTGCGGGTGATCCGCCGGGAAGAGGAGGCGACCCTGCTGCCGGTACTGGCAAACGTCGATGGGCTTGTCGGCCAAGGCCAGATGTACAAGGCCGGCGCCTCGGCCACGGTGGCCCGAGTGGATGTGGCCGAGAGACCATTGGTGATCAAACGCTACAACATCAAGGGTTTTGTGCACTGGCTCAAGCGCTTCTGGCGGCCAAGCCGCGCCTGGCACGCCTGGTACGAAGGCAATCGCCTGACGTTCCTGGGGATCGCGACGCCCAAGCCCCTGGCACTTCTGGAGCGGCGCTTTTTCTGGCTGCGCAGCCGGGCTTACCTGGTCACCGAGCATTTGGCCGGGCCAGACCTGATTGAGCATCTGGCCCCTTATGTCGAAAGCGGCGAGGTACCCGAGCCCGAACTGTTGGCCCTGGAGCGCCTGTTTGGCGAACTGATTCGCGAGCGGATCAGTCATGGCGATTTCAAGGGGCGCAACCTGTTCTGGCAGGGCGGGCGCTGGGTGCTGATCGATCTGGATTCGATGTGCCAGCACCGCTCGCTGAGTAGCTTTGCACCGGCGTTTGCCAAGGATCGTGCGCGATTTATGCGCAACTGGCCGGTCGACAGCGCGCTGTATCGCGTGATCGATCAGCGCCTGCCTAAAAGGGTCGACACTGGCGCTTGA